The stretch of DNA CATACAGTTTAGTTAATGAATACACTATTGATAACTCTATTATGCGTATTTTTCACTTTGACCTATTCCGCCTAAACCGTATTGAGGAATTGATTGAAATTGGCTTTGAGGAGTATCTACATGCCCCTAATGTGTACGTTTTTATAGAATGGTGGCAAATGGCAAAACCTTTATTGGAAAAGGTAGATTATGTTCATCTTATGTTTGAAAAAATAGATGAAAACACTCGTAAAATATCTATCAACGAAGTATATGCTTCGTAGAACAAGGATTTTTCATAAATTGTAACCTAACTAAAAATAGTTGTGTTATTTTTGCTGAACATAAGCTAAATAATATGAGTACTATCAGCATTCCCATTGAAGAAAACCGATTAAGTCCAAATACAATAGAAAGGATATTCAGAAACGCTTGGACAAGAATATGGATTCCAAAGGAGTACTATGGATTAGAAGTTCCCTTGACAGAGGGTTTGCGTTTATTAGAGTATTTAGCTAAAGAAGATGGCAGTTTAGGTTGGGTAGTTACTTTAACCAGTGGTGCGAATTATTTCGCTCGTAACATAAAGCCTGAGGTAGCCAAAAAAATATTTACAGACACAAGAGTATGTTTTGCAGG from Bacteroidia bacterium encodes:
- the tsaE gene encoding tRNA (adenosine(37)-N6)-threonylcarbamoyltransferase complex ATPase subunit type 1 TsaE, with amino-acid sequence MQQTFIVSKIEDLEPVAQKLTEYFGQFEVYALEGEMGSGKTTFMRVLGKVLNVNEEVNSPTYSLVNEYTIDNSIMRIFHFDLFRLNRIEELIEIGFEEYLHAPNVYVFIEWWQMAKPLLEKVDYVHLMFEKIDENTRKISINEVYAS